A DNA window from Oenanthe melanoleuca isolate GR-GAL-2019-014 chromosome 11, OMel1.0, whole genome shotgun sequence contains the following coding sequences:
- the CTRL gene encoding chymotrypsin-like protease CTRL-1 produces MAFLWVVACLALASAVSGCGVPAISPSLSYNERIVNGQNAVPGSWPWQVSLQTRTGSHFCGGSLINQYWVVTAAHCNFNPLSHVVVLGEYSLASSSEAVQVKTVSRAITNPGWNPNTMNNDITLLRLSTPAQLGARVNTICLAPANLVLPSNAWAVTTGWGRTNPNSQALATVLQQVSVPLISQSQCKQYWGNAITSAMICAGGNGATSCQGDSGGPLVYQTSNGWTLIGIVSWGTSNCNINTPAMYTRVSQFRNWIDAIVAQG; encoded by the exons ATGGCGTTCCTGTGGGTAGTTGCCTGTCTGGCCCTTGCCAGCGCCGTCTCAG GCTGCGGGGTGCCCGCCATCAGTCCCTCACTGTCCTACAACGAGAGGATTGTCAATGGGCAGAACGCTGTGCCCGGCTCATGGCCctggcaggtgtccctgcag acCCGTACAGGATCCCACTTCTGCGGTGGCTCCTTGATCAACCAGTACTGGGTCGTCACAGCTGCCCACTGCAACTTCAA CCCGCTCTCCCACGTTGTTGTCCTCGGGGAATACAGCCTGGCTTCCAGCTCTGAGGCCGTCCAAGTGAAGACCGTGTCCAGG GCCATCACCAACCCCGGCTGGAACCCCAACACCATGAACAACGACATCACCCTGCTGAGGCTGTCCACGCCCGCCCAGCTGGGAGCCCGTGTGAACACCATCTGCCTGGCCCCTGCCAACCTGGTCCTGCCCAGCAACGCCTGGGCTGTCACCACCGGCTGGGGACGCACCAACCCCAACT CCCAAGCCTTGGCAAcagtcctgcagcaggtgtCCGTGCCCCTGATCTCCCAGAGCCAGTGCAAGCAGTACTGGGGCAATGCCATCACCAGCGCCATGATCTGTGCTGGTGGCAATGgtgccacctcctgccag GGTGACTCTGGTGGACCTCTGGTGTACCAGACTTCGAATGGCTGGACCCTCATTGGCATTGTGTCCTGGGGAACCTCCAACTGCAACATCAACACTCCGGCCATGTACACTCGCGTCAGCCAGTTCCGTAACTGGATCGACGCCATCGTCGCTCAGGGATAA
- the EXOC3L1 gene encoding exocyst complex component 3-like protein has translation MGMSAGDERAASPRDEEWPEAEKAEKLARGAALKWASGVFYRSEKLEGLGHYRRRETQRNSSIQSRLKSTVQSYLEGVSAGLEQLRSAAQEVQSVCQDLGAARWALLDSADHFQGLQQMRQLMEEHVQLASVVQVLPQIFSVHEVFSHILQLLRGQHLLEAHVELMMVEQLRDDILSQLHLRGLSSAQATVLSYFSGLQELNESLAKQLWDIVGSSLRLVREDPVLFVTAVRIIEREEKIDDTLLLEATFLPPGRPKGWRQKFYQVLQDTMTGARFHAPRMDAEGPGLAKHLAALQKDIVSELRVVKDLMVQCVPAHYNILSVCTATYHQALSSHIQEILREDLDKQGLFLLLEWALRVYHSPEMMGHPDLLPEVDVSALDPLMSSELVDQTERRYVMKVKASVVEWMQRTLDVEFKEWFKEEEPETDHQGFFQSALPAIVMQMLNENIQVASLITNSLQQKIYNMALEELEAFLGRLREALVQCGKEHQQDRAVPKYYISHLLAVLNNNLALSNSVSSLHPDTACREVPASLQAALDRMQKKATQLLLEELLLDLQPLCLQLPSRKWLSGSQLVGSMCEVIDKYAKDFSRVRKPVFTLLLAESELLVANQYLRALLQRRMVCKSREERGQLCHRLLQDATQLRELFCSLGLDRSQQSLEAVFALRELISLKDPALLSLEVLGFITKYPDVSDEHVSTLLDIRGDVSREVRHVVLEMMAQHPQLLPEGYRPIFSTILVPVQELPFCLRKGKCA, from the exons ATGGGCATGTCTGCGGGGGACGAGCGCGCCGCCAGCCCCAGAG ACGAGGAGTGGCCGGAAGCAGAGAAGGCTGAGAAGCTGGCGAGAGGAGCCGCTCTGAAATGGGCTTCAGGAGTGTTTTACCGCTCCGAAAAACTGGAGGGGCTCGGGCATTACCGGAGACGAGAGACGCAGAGGAACAGCTCCATCCAGTCCCGGCTGAAG TCAACTGTCCAGTCCTACCTGGAGGGAGTaagtgcagggctggagcagctgcggTCGGCGGCCCAGGAGGTGCAGAGCGTGTGCCAGGACCTGGGGGCTGCACGGTGGGCCCTGCTCGACAGCGCAGACCACTTCCAGGGCCTCCAGCAGATGAGGCAGCTGATGGAGGAGCATGTGCAGCTGGCCTCAGTGGTCCAGGTGCTGCCCCAGATCTTCTCGG TCCACGAGGTTTTTTCCCatatcctgcagctgctccgTGGGCAGCACCTCTTGGAGGCCCACGTGGAGCTCATGATGGTGGAGCAACTCCGGGATGAcatcctctcccagctgcaccTCCGCGGGCTCTCCAGTGCCCAGGCAACTGTGCTGTCCTACTTCagtgggctgcaggagctcaaCGAGAGCCTGGCCAAGCAGCTGTGGGACATTGTGGGCAGCAGCCTGCGGCTGGTGCGCGAGGACCCCGTTCtctttgtcactgctgtgcGGATCATCGAGCGGGAGGAGAAAATAGATGACACTCTGCTCTTGGAGGCCACCTTCCTGCCCCCTGGCCGCCCAAAGGGCTGGAGGCAGAAGTTCTACCAGGTCCTCCAGGACACCATGACAGGAGCTCGTTTCCATGCTCCCCGCATGGATGCTGAGGGGCCAGGGCTGGCCAAGCACCTGGCAGCGCTGCAGAAGGACATCGTGTCTGAGCTGCGTGTGGTGAAGGACCTGATGGtccagtgtgtcccagctcacTACAACATCCTCAGTGTCTGCACTGCCACCTACCACCAGGCCCTCAGCAGCCACATCCAGGAGATCCTGCGGGAGGACCTGGACAAACAGGGactcttcctcctcctggaGTGGGCGCTCCGTGTATACCACAG CCCAGAGATGATGGGTCACCCTGACCTCCTCCCAGAAGTGGATGTTTCTGCTCTGGATCCCTTGATGTCCTCTGAGCTTGTGGATCAGACAGAGAGGAGATATGTGATGAAAGTCAAG GCTAGCGTGGTTGAGTGGATGCAGAGGACCCTGGACGTGGAGTTCAAGGAATGGTTCAAGGAAGAGGAACCTGAGACAGACCATCAGGGCTTCTTCCAGTCAGCCTTGCCTGCCATTGTCATGCAG ATGCTGAATGAGAACATCCAGGTGGCTTCCTTGATCACCAACTCTCTGCAGCAGAAGATCTACAATATGGccttggaggagctggaggcatTTCTGGGCCG CCTGCGGGAAGCGCTGGTGCAGTGCGGGAAGGAGcaccagcaggacagggctgttccCAAGTACTACATCTCCcacctgctggctgtgctcaaCAACAACCTGGCTCTCAG CAATTCTGTCTCCTCCCTGCACCCTGACACTGCCTGCAGAGAagtccctgcatccctccaggCTGCTCTAGACAGGATGCAGAAGAAAGCCACCCAGCtactgctggaggagctgctcctggaccTGCAG cccctctgcctgcagctgccttccCGAAAGTGGCTCTCGGGGTCCCAGCTGGTCGGCAGCATGTGTGAAGTCATTGACAAGTATGCAAAGGACTTCTCCCGCGTCAGGAAACCCGTGTTCACG ctcctgctggcgGAGAGCGAGCTGCTGGTGGCGAACCAGTACCTGCgggcactgctgcagaggaggatgGTGTGCAAGAgccgggaggagcggggccAGCTGTGCCACCGCCTGCTGCAGGACGCCACGCAGCTCCGGGAGCTCTTCTGCAGCCTG GGCCTGGACcggagccagcagagcctggaggcTGTGTTTGCCTTGAGGGAGCTGATAAGCCTCAAAGACCCAGCACTACTCAgcctggaggtgctgggctTCATCACCAAGTACCCCGATGTCAG CGATGAGCACGTCTCCACCTTGCTGGACATCCGCGGGGACGTCTCCAGGGAAGTGCGGCACGTGGTGCTGGAAATGATggctcagcacccccagctcctgcccgAGGGCTACCGGCCCATCTTCAGCACCATCCTGgtccctgtgcaggagctgcccttCTGCCTTCGCAAGGGCAAGTGTGCCtga